From the Sphingobium sp. RAC03 genome, the window CTACCGTAATCGGCTCTACCGCCACGGGTTCGACCACTACCAGTTCAATCCCCACGGGCGCAACTGGCACGGGGGCAGCGACCGGAACGGCTGCAACCGGTATGGTTTCCACCTCGACAGCAACAGGTGGCGCAACCTCTTTCGTCTTACTCTTGCCCGACAACAGGAAGACAAGGCCGATGATCACCAGCAGCCCGACCAGCAGCCACAGCCCATAGTCCATGAAAAATTCCTGCATCACGCGCCTCCCTGAATATCGTGCGGCTATGTAGGGACGCTTTGTCCCGAACGGCAAGCCTTCACGCCTGTTCGCGTGCAACCTCGCGCCAGCCAATGTCGCGACGGCAGAAGCCGGTCGGAAAATCGATCGCATCGACGGCGGCATAGGCGGCCGCCTGCGCTGCTCCGACGCTCTCCCCCGTTGCGGTTACATTGAGCACGCGCCCTCCATTGGCGACCAGCGCACCAGCCTGTTGCGCCGTCCCTGCATGGAACACCATCGCGCCACGCGCTTGCGCCGCATCGATTCCCTGAATCGCGCCGCCCTTTTCCGGCGTGCCCGGATAGCCATTGGCCGCCATCACGACGGTCAGCGCCGTGCGGTCCGCCAGTTGCACCGGCCCCTGCTCAGCCAACGTCCCTTGCGCCACGCTCAGCAACAAATCGACCAGATCGCCATCGAAGCGCATCATCAGCACCTGGCATTCCGGGTCGCCGAAACGGGCATTATATTCGATCAGCTTTGGCCCCTGATCGGTCAGCATCAGCCCGGCATAGAGGACGCCCGAATAGGGCATCCCCTCTGCCGCCATCGTCGCCACCGTCGGCGCGATGATCGTGTCGATCACTTGGCGTTCCAGTTCGGGCGTCAGCACGCGCGCGGGGCTATAAGCGCCCATGCCCCCGGTATTGGGGCCGGTGTCGCCATCGCCGACGCGCTTATGATCCTGCGCCGATCCGAAGGGCAGGATGGCGCTGCCATCGGTCAGCGCGAAGAAGCTGGCTTCCTCGCCGGTCATGAATTCTTCCAGCACCACTTCCTCACCGGCCGCGCCGAACGCGCCCGAAAACATGGTGTCGAGTGCATCCAGCGCTTCCTCGTGCGTCTCCGCGATGATGACGCCCTTGCCCGCCGCCAGGCCATCGGCCTTGATCACCACCGGCAGCGTGACATCATCGAGCGCGGCGATCGCGCCATCCTTGCTGGTGACGCGCTGATAGGCGGCGGTCGGGATACGGGCACGCTGGCACAGATCCTTGGTGAACCCCTTGGACCCCTCCAATTGCGCCGCCTTCTTGTTGGGGCCGAACACCGGAACCCCCATGGTGCGCAGATTATCGGCCAGCCCGTCCACCAGCGGCGCTTCGGGACCGATCACCACCAGGCCGATCGAATGGCGGGTGCAGAAATCCAGCACGGAGCGATGATCCGTCGCGTCGAGGTCGACCAACGTCGCTTGCTCGGCTATGCCGGGGTTGCCCGGCGCGGCGTAGAGCGTATCGAGCCGGGGCGATTGCGCCAGCTTCCACGCCAGCGCATGTTCGCGGCCACCGCCGCCAAGCAAAAGGATATTCATGTCGCCCATGTCCCCGGATTTCGATGCCTATGACAGTATGGGCCGCCTGTTAGCGGAGGAACGCGCAGGGGACAACGCGCCGCCGCTCTCGGTCAGTGAATTGTCGGGCATGCTCAAGCGCACGGTCGAGGACCGTTTTGGCCATGTCCGGTTGCGCGGCGAGAT encodes:
- the purD gene encoding phosphoribosylamine--glycine ligase → MNILLLGGGGREHALAWKLAQSPRLDTLYAAPGNPGIAEQATLVDLDATDHRSVLDFCTRHSIGLVVIGPEAPLVDGLADNLRTMGVPVFGPNKKAAQLEGSKGFTKDLCQRARIPTAAYQRVTSKDGAIAALDDVTLPVVIKADGLAAGKGVIIAETHEEALDALDTMFSGAFGAAGEEVVLEEFMTGEEASFFALTDGSAILPFGSAQDHKRVGDGDTGPNTGGMGAYSPARVLTPELERQVIDTIIAPTVATMAAEGMPYSGVLYAGLMLTDQGPKLIEYNARFGDPECQVLMMRFDGDLVDLLLSVAQGTLAEQGPVQLADRTALTVVMAANGYPGTPEKGGAIQGIDAAQARGAMVFHAGTAQQAGALVANGGRVLNVTATGESVGAAQAAAYAAVDAIDFPTGFCRRDIGWREVAREQA